In Methanoculleus sp. SDB, a genomic segment contains:
- a CDS encoding iron ABC transporter, giving the protein MLEFIITNNILCHAVEAMLFSSVACAVLGVIITQLNISAIGFTMSHAAFAGAAIGMFLGVGVTPAAIIASIAIAFLLGPLSDHARMPADTTMGVLFGMLMAIAIFFIVYMQYLGMGFSASGLLFGDVISLYREEIYALAAISFAAVLFVFFFLKEIKAIIFNKKIAEASGIRVKPIYYGILAMIAITVALSLNIVGGLLLYVWLITPAAIAYQFFHTVRDFFIAAPIIAAGTSVAGAWMGLAYSLPVGPLTAILLTILFALAVVISPKRRIPINKN; this is encoded by the coding sequence ATGCTTGAATTCATCATCACCAACAACATTCTCTGCCATGCCGTCGAAGCGATGCTTTTTTCATCAGTTGCGTGTGCGGTTCTCGGGGTGATCATCACCCAGCTCAATATTTCGGCGATCGGGTTTACGATGTCACATGCCGCATTTGCCGGGGCAGCCATCGGAATGTTCCTTGGCGTGGGAGTCACCCCGGCGGCCATCATCGCAAGCATTGCTATTGCCTTTCTGCTCGGCCCCCTCAGCGACCATGCACGAATGCCTGCAGATACCACGATGGGGGTTCTCTTCGGGATGCTGATGGCCATCGCCATTTTTTTCATTGTCTATATGCAGTATCTGGGGATGGGTTTTTCAGCAAGCGGCCTTCTGTTCGGCGATGTGATATCCCTTTATCGCGAGGAAATCTATGCACTTGCTGCAATTTCCTTCGCTGCGGTTCTTTTTGTGTTCTTTTTCCTCAAGGAAATCAAAGCGATTATTTTCAATAAAAAAATAGCAGAAGCATCGGGGATCAGGGTGAAACCGATTTATTACGGTATTCTTGCCATGATTGCCATCACGGTGGCCCTGAGTCTGAATATTGTGGGGGGGCTGCTCCTGTACGTATGGCTGATCACACCGGCGGCGATTGCTTATCAGTTTTTTCACACGGTCCGTGATTTTTTCATTGCCGCCCCCATTATTGCGGCAGGCACCAGCGTAGCAGGCGCCTGGATGGGACTTGCATATTCCCTGCCGGTCGGTCCGCTTACTGCGATACTCCTGACCATCCTGTTCGCACTGGCTGTAGTCATTTCCCCGAAAAGAAGAATACCAATTAATAAAAATTAA